In Granulicella tundricola MP5ACTX9, a single genomic region encodes these proteins:
- a CDS encoding PP2C family serine/threonine-protein phosphatase yields MQTWRVLAASITGSSHQQSGLLCQDAQAEATLPNAITLLAVADGAGSALRAREGSTTAVRAAIHHLTTQLTTIPQTEAAWRTLLTQTLTHARKSLQTLAKTKPLRDLATTLLVAILTPDHIALIQLGDGAIVSRSPTGDLHVLSHPRLSEYINETDFLTGDNYLQAAVLTILPASGIAALALFTDGVEVLALHHATNTAHPAFFHPLFDYVAAPEATHNQAVQELEAILTSARVNALTDDDKTLILAVREPAASEPATPEPPASEPATPIAAPQKPTPQPAPTATPTPAPEPLSSSWNKPSPAAQQFTKKKSKQSTKSRKRRP; encoded by the coding sequence ATGCAGACCTGGCGCGTCCTCGCCGCATCCATCACCGGCTCCAGCCACCAGCAGTCGGGCCTCCTCTGCCAGGACGCCCAGGCAGAGGCGACCCTCCCCAACGCCATCACCCTCCTCGCCGTAGCCGATGGTGCCGGCTCCGCCCTCCGCGCCCGTGAAGGCTCCACCACCGCCGTCCGAGCCGCCATCCACCACCTCACCACGCAACTCACCACAATCCCTCAAACTGAGGCCGCCTGGCGAACCCTCCTCACCCAGACCCTCACCCACGCCCGCAAGTCCCTCCAAACCCTGGCCAAAACCAAGCCCCTCCGCGATCTCGCCACCACCCTCCTCGTCGCGATCCTCACCCCGGACCACATCGCCCTCATCCAGCTTGGCGATGGCGCCATCGTCTCCCGCAGCCCCACCGGCGACCTCCACGTCCTCTCCCACCCCAGGCTCTCCGAGTACATCAACGAGACCGACTTTCTCACCGGCGACAACTACCTCCAGGCCGCCGTCCTCACCATCCTCCCCGCCTCAGGCATCGCCGCCCTCGCCCTCTTCACAGACGGAGTCGAGGTCCTCGCCCTCCATCACGCCACCAACACCGCCCACCCCGCCTTCTTCCACCCCCTCTTCGACTACGTCGCCGCCCCCGAAGCCACCCACAATCAAGCCGTCCAGGAACTCGAGGCCATCCTCACCTCCGCCCGCGTCAATGCCCTCACAGACGATGACAAGACCCTCATCCTCGCCGTCCGCGAACCAGCAGCAAGTGAGCCAGCCACCCCAGAACCGCCCGCATCCGAACCAGCCACTCCCATAGCAGCACCACAAAAGCCCACTCCCCAACCTGCTCCCACCGCCACCCCAACACCCGCCCCAGAACCACTCTCCAGCTCCTGGAACAAGCCCTCGCCCGCCGCGCAGCAGTTCACAAAGAAAAAGTCTAAGCAATCCACCAAATCCCGAAAGCGTCGTCCATGA